A single Thermaerobacter sp. FW80 DNA region contains:
- a CDS encoding tyrosine-type recombinase/integrase, translating into MPKRRGHNEGSIYQRKSDNKWVAAVTVYTGDGRRRRKTRVCRTRAEAKKALQELLADLRAGRLAAGASVTTGDYLATWLDSVKHGLRPRTLESYSYIVRHHLSPEIGRIKLERLTPAHVQDLLDRKLAAGLSPRTVRYIFTVLNAALGRAVKFGILTRNPCDVVEAPKVERKEMQALTPAQAARFLAAAREDRFHALFVLAVTCGLRQGELLGLRWEDVDFDAATLTVQRQLQWDRAGKRFVLAQTKTGRGRQVPLPPVAVDALRRHRARQAQERLLVGSAWCNDYGALVFTTAVGTPVRPENLVRRHFKPVLERAGLAPIPFHALRHTCATLMLQAGIPMKVVQSVLGHASISTTADIYMHVDANFLATAAARVEDLLAGGFAGAG; encoded by the coding sequence ATGCCGAAGCGGCGCGGGCATAACGAGGGTAGCATCTACCAGCGCAAGTCCGACAACAAGTGGGTAGCGGCGGTCACAGTCTACACCGGCGATGGCCGCAGGCGTCGCAAAACGCGGGTGTGCAGGACCAGGGCGGAGGCTAAGAAGGCCCTGCAAGAGCTGCTGGCTGACCTGCGCGCCGGGCGCCTAGCCGCGGGCGCATCGGTGACAACGGGCGACTACCTGGCGACGTGGCTCGATAGCGTCAAGCATGGCCTGCGGCCGCGCACCCTGGAAAGCTACAGCTACATCGTGCGCCACCACCTGTCCCCCGAAATTGGCCGGATCAAGCTGGAGCGCTTGACGCCGGCCCACGTGCAGGACCTGCTGGACCGTAAGCTAGCCGCCGGCCTTTCTCCGCGCACCGTCCGGTACATCTTTACGGTTCTCAACGCGGCCCTAGGGCGAGCGGTCAAGTTCGGAATCCTCACCCGCAACCCTTGCGATGTCGTTGAAGCCCCGAAGGTCGAGCGCAAGGAAATGCAAGCACTGACGCCGGCGCAAGCCGCCCGATTCCTGGCAGCGGCCCGAGAAGATCGGTTCCACGCTCTGTTCGTGCTGGCCGTGACCTGCGGCTTACGCCAGGGCGAGCTGCTAGGCCTTCGGTGGGAAGATGTCGACTTCGACGCAGCCACCCTGACGGTCCAGCGGCAGTTGCAGTGGGACCGCGCCGGCAAGCGGTTCGTCCTGGCCCAGACCAAGACGGGGCGCGGCCGTCAGGTTCCCTTGCCGCCGGTGGCGGTCGACGCCCTGCGCCGCCACCGCGCCCGCCAGGCGCAGGAACGCCTTCTGGTGGGGTCCGCATGGTGCAATGACTACGGGGCGCTGGTGTTCACCACGGCCGTTGGTACGCCAGTGCGCCCCGAGAACCTGGTCCGGCGCCACTTTAAGCCGGTCCTGGAGCGCGCCGGTCTGGCGCCAATCCCATTCCACGCCCTGCGGCACACCTGCGCCACCCTGATGCTCCAGGCCGGCATTCCGATGAAGGTTGTCCAGAGTGTCCTTGGGCACGCCAGCATCAGCACGACGGCCGACATCTACATGCACGTAGACGCAAACTTCCTAGCCACCGCCGCGGCCCGAGTGGAAGACCTACTCGCAGGAGGGTTTGCCGGTGCGGGTTGA
- a CDS encoding AIR synthase family protein — translation MDTEPRRTASGDPGDPKAAAAVLPEGKLPASLLERLVLPRIGVRRREVVLGAAPGEDAAALDLEGELCVAASDPITGAGHDAGWLAVHVNCNDVAATGAEPVAVLLTILLPPGTPAAVLEAIMAGAQRAAREVGCQIAGGHTEVTPGLAQPLVMATALGRTAPEGLMPSSGARPGDVLLMTKWAGLEGTAILATDCRRALAARGVPGAVLDAAAQLGRWLSIVPEARLAARRGAHALHDVTEGGVLGAVWEMVTAARHAQGDAVGCIVEAAAVPVRDETRAICAAAGVDPLRLIGSGALVVAAPPEAGARLQAAWTEAGIPAAVIGRVTDDGRLRVITEEGSEQPLEAPGTDALWIARARLGGDGTPS, via the coding sequence ATGGACACGGAACCACGGCGAACGGCGTCGGGGGACCCGGGCGATCCGAAGGCGGCCGCTGCCGTCTTGCCGGAGGGTAAGCTGCCGGCTTCCCTCCTGGAACGCCTGGTCCTCCCGCGAATCGGGGTCCGGCGTCGCGAGGTGGTGCTCGGTGCCGCCCCGGGCGAGGACGCGGCCGCCTTGGACCTGGAGGGTGAGCTGTGCGTCGCCGCCAGCGATCCCATCACCGGGGCGGGTCACGACGCGGGCTGGCTGGCCGTGCACGTCAACTGCAACGACGTGGCCGCCACCGGCGCCGAGCCGGTGGCCGTGCTCCTGACCATCCTGCTGCCGCCGGGGACGCCCGCCGCCGTCCTGGAGGCGATCATGGCCGGCGCCCAACGGGCCGCGCGGGAGGTGGGCTGTCAGATCGCCGGCGGCCATACGGAGGTCACCCCGGGCCTGGCCCAGCCCCTGGTGATGGCCACGGCCCTGGGCCGCACCGCACCGGAGGGCCTGATGCCGAGCAGCGGCGCCCGGCCGGGGGACGTGCTGCTGATGACGAAGTGGGCAGGCTTGGAGGGCACGGCCATCCTGGCCACCGACTGCCGGCGGGCCTTGGCGGCCCGGGGTGTCCCCGGGGCCGTGCTCGATGCGGCGGCGCAGCTGGGGCGGTGGCTCAGCATCGTGCCGGAGGCGCGGCTGGCGGCCCGGCGCGGCGCCCACGCGCTGCACGACGTCACCGAGGGCGGCGTGCTGGGCGCCGTGTGGGAGATGGTGACGGCGGCCCGCCACGCCCAGGGCGACGCGGTGGGCTGCATCGTCGAGGCGGCGGCCGTCCCCGTGCGGGACGAGACCCGAGCGATCTGCGCTGCGGCGGGGGTGGATCCGCTGCGGCTCATCGGCTCCGGCGCGCTGGTGGTGGCGGCTCCGCCCGAGGCGGGGGCCCGGCTGCAGGCGGCGTGGACCGAGGCCGGCATCCCGGCGGCGGTGATCGGCCGGGTGACGGACGACGGCCGGTTGCGCGTGATCACCGAAGAAGGGTCCGAGCAGCCCCTGGAGGCGCCGGGGACCGACGCGTTGTGGATCGCCCGGGCGCGGCTCGGCGGCGACGGGACGCCCTCGTGA
- a CDS encoding IS256 family transposase: protein MSRIPPSQQLAELARQLAAQAREGTEVEDLTHALVRLGARKLIQELLEAEVTELLGRGRYERREPGQEGARNGYKPRTLRCAEGRLEIDVPQVRGMEGLCQPTLWRALKRRTDVLERLVVEMYARGLSTRDIEDALAELAGSEAPLLSRSTVSRITEALHEEFEAFAQRDLSGLDVVYLFADAIYESLRRQAGCREGILVTWAILSDGSKVLVHLSLGNKERYEDWLEHFRDLVRRGLKTPLTVTTDGAPGLIQAVEAMWPEAERIRCWVHKMRNVLDKVPEEARPVLKPYLEAIRDAPDIEQGRRLVAEVVERFGREYPSAMRSLQEDLEASLAHLRLPAAHRKHVRTTNLVERSFEEERRRAKVIPRFRSERECLKLVFAVLWRASERWRRVQFSEHERKQLERYIEERQRQRAAQKEVSPAATVA, encoded by the coding sequence ATGTCCAGGATACCACCCAGCCAGCAGTTGGCGGAGCTGGCCCGGCAGCTGGCCGCGCAGGCCCGGGAGGGTACTGAGGTCGAGGACCTGACCCATGCCCTCGTCCGCCTGGGCGCCCGCAAGCTCATCCAGGAGCTGCTGGAGGCAGAGGTCACGGAGCTTTTGGGGCGCGGACGCTACGAGCGGCGCGAGCCTGGCCAGGAAGGCGCCCGCAACGGCTACAAGCCGCGGACGCTGCGTTGCGCCGAGGGGCGGCTCGAGATCGACGTCCCCCAGGTGCGGGGCATGGAGGGACTGTGCCAGCCCACGCTGTGGAGGGCCCTCAAGCGGCGGACGGACGTGCTGGAGCGCCTGGTGGTGGAGATGTACGCCCGGGGCCTCTCTACCCGGGACATCGAGGATGCGCTGGCGGAGCTGGCGGGCAGCGAAGCGCCGCTTTTGAGCCGGTCCACCGTGAGCCGGATCACCGAGGCGCTCCACGAGGAGTTCGAGGCCTTTGCCCAGCGGGACCTGTCAGGCCTCGACGTGGTGTACCTGTTCGCCGACGCCATCTACGAGTCGCTGCGCCGGCAGGCGGGCTGCCGTGAGGGCATCCTGGTCACCTGGGCCATCTTGAGCGACGGCAGCAAGGTGCTGGTGCACCTGAGCCTGGGCAACAAGGAGCGCTACGAGGACTGGCTGGAGCACTTCCGGGATCTGGTGCGCCGGGGGCTGAAGACGCCGCTGACGGTGACGACGGACGGGGCGCCGGGGCTGATCCAGGCGGTGGAAGCCATGTGGCCGGAGGCGGAGCGCATCCGCTGCTGGGTGCACAAGATGCGGAACGTGCTGGACAAGGTGCCGGAGGAGGCGCGGCCCGTGCTCAAGCCCTACCTGGAGGCGATCCGGGACGCACCGGATATCGAGCAGGGCCGGCGGCTGGTGGCCGAGGTGGTGGAGCGGTTCGGGCGGGAGTATCCCTCGGCCATGCGGAGCCTGCAGGAGGACCTGGAAGCGAGCCTGGCGCACCTGCGGCTACCCGCCGCCCACCGCAAGCATGTCCGGACCACCAACCTGGTGGAGCGCAGCTTCGAGGAGGAGCGGCGGCGCGCCAAGGTGATCCCGCGGTTTCGGAGCGAGCGGGAGTGCCTGAAGCTAGTCTTCGCCGTGCTGTGGCGGGCGAGTGAGCGCTGGCGGCGGGTGCAGTTCAGCGAGCACGAACGAAAGCAGCTGGAGCGCTACATCGAGGAGCGGCAACGGCAAAGAGCGGCGCAGAAAGAGGTTTCACCCGCTGCCACCGTGGCATGA
- a CDS encoding DUF2619 domain-containing protein — protein MAHNDPYATGMALTRLVSGCLEVLAALLIWRVARVDRALEINALLAAVGPLAMVLATAIGLAGAAGAMPPLKLALILAGVALILIGTRL, from the coding sequence GTGGCCCACAACGACCCCTATGCGACCGGCATGGCCCTCACCCGGTTGGTATCCGGCTGCCTCGAGGTGCTGGCCGCCTTGCTCATCTGGCGGGTCGCCCGCGTCGACCGGGCGCTGGAGATCAACGCCCTGCTGGCCGCCGTGGGTCCCCTGGCCATGGTGCTTGCGACGGCCATCGGGCTCGCCGGCGCGGCGGGTGCCATGCCGCCCCTGAAGCTGGCGCTGATCCTCGCCGGCGTCGCGCTGATTCTGATCGGCACCCGCCTGTGA
- a CDS encoding head maturation protease, ClpP-related yields the protein MGKRRFWQFRAAAAPKAAELLLYGPISDVTWWGDEVTPKQFYEDLQGLGDVQELRVYINSPGGDAFAGQAIYSMLKRHPAKVTVYIDGLAASAASLVAMAGDRIIIPRNGMMMVHNPWVIAAGDAAFLRQVADELDKAREAMIPVYEARTGLSREKIIELLDAETWMTAEEAVELGFADEIEEAKQVAASVRGSTLVVNGVEVDLSRFRNRPKLGGHGGMKLKDIAAALESEQAAILDRAQAEKRSITPEEEQSYLQLGRLHLYAKELAAVEDEGEGGGERPMSRALRELHMNLAEAEERARAAIEARDMEAAEAAMEQVRSLRKQVQKEEAALEKEREIVGVAVQVKRAKGAFAKAILDAGFNLRERPVVTVPLAQAFPPEETWRVRPPEGILPLGRDERWLFPLLPSRDLEGTTAIEDFRQTGRTVTGSIERDPAATTDKATVNVAVEHVVEKVRQFAVVIPDIPNQVFDSIATAEAFLNAEGRFAVEQAIDQHVMAQIMAANPPSSYTGANLIEQVRHAIAAMRAEGLNPDILVVTPDDAVALDLFKQPGTQDYAFQTREAGVASPLWGLRIVEHTAAASHPPILIDSRRLGVFYRATLRAAADPYTGFRQNLTTLRFEINALFHVRNPKAAHLIQQAV from the coding sequence ATGGGCAAGCGGCGGTTTTGGCAGTTCCGGGCGGCGGCCGCCCCGAAGGCGGCGGAGCTCCTGCTGTACGGCCCTATCAGCGACGTGACGTGGTGGGGCGACGAGGTGACGCCCAAGCAGTTCTACGAGGACCTGCAGGGCCTGGGCGACGTCCAGGAGCTTCGCGTGTACATCAACAGCCCGGGCGGGGACGCCTTCGCCGGGCAAGCTATCTACTCGATGCTGAAGCGCCACCCGGCGAAGGTGACGGTGTACATCGATGGTCTGGCGGCGTCGGCGGCGTCGCTCGTTGCCATGGCAGGCGACCGGATCATCATCCCCCGCAACGGCATGATGATGGTCCATAACCCGTGGGTTATCGCCGCCGGAGATGCTGCCTTCTTGCGCCAGGTTGCGGACGAACTCGACAAGGCCCGCGAGGCCATGATCCCGGTGTACGAGGCTAGGACGGGGCTCTCGCGCGAAAAGATCATCGAACTGCTGGACGCCGAGACGTGGATGACCGCCGAGGAAGCCGTCGAGCTGGGCTTCGCGGATGAGATCGAGGAGGCCAAGCAGGTGGCCGCCTCAGTGCGGGGCTCGACGCTGGTAGTCAACGGCGTCGAGGTGGACCTGTCGCGGTTCCGCAACAGGCCGAAGCTTGGGGGGCATGGAGGCATGAAGCTCAAGGACATTGCAGCCGCCCTGGAGTCTGAGCAGGCGGCGATTTTGGACCGGGCGCAGGCGGAAAAGCGGAGCATCACGCCCGAGGAGGAGCAGAGCTATCTCCAACTTGGGCGGCTCCACCTGTACGCCAAGGAGTTGGCGGCTGTGGAGGATGAGGGCGAAGGCGGGGGCGAGCGACCCATGAGCCGGGCGTTACGAGAACTGCACATGAACCTGGCCGAGGCGGAGGAGCGCGCCCGGGCGGCTATCGAGGCCCGGGACATGGAGGCTGCGGAAGCTGCCATGGAGCAGGTGCGATCCCTGCGGAAGCAGGTCCAGAAGGAGGAAGCTGCCTTGGAAAAAGAGCGTGAAATCGTCGGTGTTGCGGTGCAGGTCAAGAGGGCCAAGGGCGCCTTTGCGAAGGCCATCCTGGACGCCGGCTTTAACCTGCGGGAGCGGCCGGTGGTGACCGTACCTCTGGCCCAGGCCTTCCCGCCGGAGGAAACCTGGCGGGTGCGGCCGCCGGAGGGCATTCTGCCCCTGGGCCGTGACGAGCGGTGGCTGTTCCCGTTGCTGCCCAGCCGCGACCTGGAGGGCACCACGGCCATCGAAGACTTCCGCCAGACCGGCCGGACGGTGACCGGCAGCATTGAGCGCGACCCGGCCGCGACCACCGATAAGGCGACCGTGAACGTGGCCGTGGAGCATGTCGTGGAGAAGGTGCGGCAGTTTGCCGTCGTGATCCCGGACATTCCGAACCAGGTTTTCGACTCCATTGCCACGGCTGAGGCCTTCTTGAACGCTGAGGGCCGTTTTGCGGTGGAGCAGGCCATCGACCAGCACGTGATGGCGCAGATCATGGCGGCGAACCCGCCCAGCTCCTACACGGGCGCCAACCTGATCGAGCAGGTCCGCCACGCCATCGCGGCCATGCGGGCGGAGGGCCTGAACCCCGACATTCTGGTGGTCACGCCTGACGACGCGGTGGCCCTGGACCTGTTCAAGCAGCCGGGCACGCAGGACTATGCCTTCCAGACCCGCGAGGCCGGCGTTGCGTCGCCCCTGTGGGGCCTGCGGATCGTGGAGCATACGGCCGCGGCCAGCCATCCGCCGATCCTGATTGACAGCCGGAGGTTGGGTGTGTTCTACCGCGCCACGCTGCGAGCTGCTGCGGATCCCTACACGGGCTTCCGGCAGAACCTGACCACGCTGCGGTTTGAGATCAACGCCCTGTTCCACGTCCGCAACCCGAAGGCGGCGCACTTGATCCAGCAGGCGGTGTGA
- a CDS encoding helix-turn-helix domain-containing protein, with product MAKERMRLADAPDLMDPRHVMALTGLNRNTVYTYLRAGVIPNVRVGRRFLIPKAAFVQWLEKGAARNGGDAA from the coding sequence GTGGCAAAGGAACGGATGCGGCTGGCCGATGCCCCTGACCTGATGGACCCACGCCACGTGATGGCCCTAACGGGGCTGAATCGCAACACCGTTTACACCTACCTGCGCGCGGGCGTGATTCCGAATGTCCGCGTGGGCCGTAGGTTCCTGATTCCCAAGGCTGCGTTCGTGCAGTGGCTGGAGAAGGGCGCGGCCCGTAACGGAGGCGATGCGGCGTGA
- a CDS encoding QueT transporter family protein has product MDLRRWLRAAMIAALYVVLTWVFQPISFGQIQFRVSEALTLLPMIWAEAVPGLFVGVALANLQSPFGLWDVAGGSLVTLVAALVTRRWRFHPIGYLSPVVFNAVLVGGYLAFLTHTPYLPWVLWIAAGEAGVVFLLGYPLLQLLRRRMPPATP; this is encoded by the coding sequence ATGGACCTGCGCCGCTGGCTGCGCGCAGCGATGATCGCCGCGCTCTACGTGGTGCTCACCTGGGTCTTCCAGCCGATCTCCTTCGGTCAGATCCAGTTCCGGGTCAGCGAGGCCTTGACGTTGCTGCCCATGATCTGGGCCGAGGCCGTGCCCGGCCTGTTCGTCGGCGTCGCGCTCGCGAACCTGCAGAGCCCCTTCGGGTTGTGGGATGTGGCGGGCGGGTCGCTGGTCACGCTGGTCGCCGCCCTGGTGACCCGGCGGTGGCGGTTCCACCCCATCGGCTACCTCTCGCCCGTGGTCTTCAACGCGGTGCTGGTGGGCGGCTACCTCGCCTTCCTCACCCACACCCCGTACCTGCCCTGGGTGCTCTGGATCGCCGCGGGCGAGGCAGGGGTCGTGTTCCTGCTGGGCTACCCCTTGCTCCAGCTGCTGCGCCGGCGCATGCCGCCAGCGACCCCATAG
- the serS gene encoding serine--tRNA ligase, which yields MLDLRFVRQNPEVVRAALRRRRVEEGDLDALLEADARWRRDLQRLEELRAQRNETSEAIGRLRRQGADASELIAAMRRVGETIKELEERVRRLEQEIQERLLRIPMIPDPDVPEGDDAEDNVEVRRWGEPPRFDFEPKAHWDLGPALGILDFERAAKITGARFTVFRDRGARLVRALIQFMLDLHTQEHGYTEVLPPFLVHRQSMVGTGQLPKFEDDAFRVADSDLFLVPTAEVPVTNLYRDEILDAAQLPIYHVAYTPCFRAEAGSAGRDTRGLIRQHQFDKVELVKFVHPDRSAEEHERLVADAEAVLQRLGLPYRVVLICTGDMGFAQAKQYDLEVWMPSYGRYVEISSCSNYRDYQARRANIRFRPEPGARPRFVHTLNGSGLAVGRTLAALLENYQQADGSVVIPEALRPYMGGVQRLQAG from the coding sequence TTGCTGGACTTGCGGTTCGTGCGCCAGAATCCGGAGGTCGTGCGCGCGGCGCTTCGCCGGCGGCGCGTGGAGGAGGGCGATCTGGACGCGCTGCTGGAGGCCGACGCCCGCTGGCGCCGTGACCTCCAGCGGCTGGAAGAGCTGCGAGCCCAGCGCAACGAGACCTCGGAGGCCATCGGCCGGTTGCGACGCCAGGGAGCCGACGCCAGCGAGCTGATCGCCGCCATGCGGCGCGTGGGCGAGACCATCAAGGAGCTCGAAGAGCGGGTGCGTCGGCTGGAGCAGGAGATCCAGGAGCGGCTGCTGCGCATCCCGATGATCCCCGATCCCGACGTGCCCGAGGGCGACGACGCCGAGGACAACGTGGAGGTGCGCCGCTGGGGGGAGCCGCCCCGCTTCGACTTCGAGCCCAAGGCCCACTGGGATCTGGGGCCGGCCCTCGGCATCCTGGACTTCGAGCGGGCGGCCAAGATCACCGGCGCGCGCTTCACCGTGTTTCGCGACCGCGGCGCGCGGCTGGTGCGGGCGCTGATCCAGTTCATGCTGGACCTGCACACGCAAGAGCACGGCTACACCGAGGTGCTGCCCCCCTTCTTGGTCCACCGTCAGAGCATGGTCGGGACGGGTCAGCTGCCCAAGTTCGAGGACGACGCCTTCCGGGTGGCGGACTCGGACCTCTTCCTGGTGCCGACGGCCGAGGTGCCGGTGACCAACCTCTACCGCGACGAGATCCTGGACGCGGCGCAGCTGCCGATCTACCACGTGGCCTACACCCCGTGCTTTCGGGCGGAGGCGGGGTCGGCCGGCCGGGACACCCGCGGCCTGATCCGCCAGCACCAGTTCGACAAGGTGGAGCTGGTGAAGTTCGTCCATCCCGACCGCTCCGCCGAGGAGCACGAGCGGCTGGTGGCCGATGCCGAGGCGGTGCTCCAGCGACTGGGCCTGCCGTATCGGGTGGTGCTGATCTGTACCGGCGACATGGGCTTCGCCCAGGCCAAGCAATACGACCTGGAGGTGTGGATGCCCAGCTACGGCCGCTACGTCGAGATCTCCTCGTGCAGCAACTACCGGGACTATCAGGCGCGCCGTGCCAACATCCGCTTCCGGCCCGAGCCCGGCGCCCGGCCGCGGTTCGTCCACACCTTGAATGGATCGGGCCTGGCGGTGGGCCGGACGCTGGCGGCGTTGCTGGAGAACTACCAGCAGGCCGACGGCAGCGTCGTGATCCCGGAGGCGCTGCGCCCGTACATGGGCGGCGTCCAACGGCTGCAGGCAGGTTGA
- a CDS encoding AAA family ATPase, which produces MNVNLDGLAALVQGNGARVVERRPAVKRLADVAPEEVKWLWYPYVPLGKLTILEGDPGVGKTWLALRLAAAVSRGEPLPGLDGVPREWREPANVLYLTAEDGLGDTLRPRLDAAGADPARVFALTGWRGTDEKGREHGGTVTLQDLDVIEAALAAHRPALVVVDPIQAYVGAGVDIHRANEVRAVLSGMSALAERYGCAVVLIRHLAKSTTDRAIYRGLGSIDFAAAVRSMLVVAQDPNDEEGRRRIVAHSKASLTEKGPSLAFSIRDGAFFWEGVSDVDAEALLAPRVESDGEPKLPRAIEWLLEVLAEGPVPSREIEKRAEVEIGASKRTLWRAARQVGVRTRKVGRTWVWELLERHGTDTGPTVPNNSLAQLAHFEETRATQGFSSTVKSRTVCKSGLGHATVAAGETSFCAALCRCRSSM; this is translated from the coding sequence ATGAACGTGAACCTGGATGGGCTCGCGGCCCTGGTCCAAGGCAACGGTGCCCGTGTTGTCGAGCGGCGGCCGGCGGTTAAGCGGCTGGCCGACGTGGCGCCGGAGGAAGTCAAGTGGCTGTGGTATCCCTACGTCCCCTTGGGCAAGTTGACCATTTTGGAGGGCGACCCGGGGGTAGGTAAGACCTGGCTGGCCCTGCGGTTGGCGGCGGCCGTGTCTCGCGGCGAGCCGCTGCCAGGGCTTGACGGGGTGCCGCGTGAATGGCGTGAACCCGCTAATGTGCTGTACCTGACGGCCGAGGATGGGCTCGGTGACACCCTGCGCCCCCGTCTGGACGCGGCAGGGGCGGACCCGGCCAGGGTGTTTGCCCTGACCGGCTGGCGGGGTACGGACGAGAAGGGGCGCGAACACGGCGGCACCGTCACCCTTCAGGACCTGGACGTGATCGAGGCCGCCCTGGCTGCGCACCGCCCCGCACTGGTGGTGGTCGACCCCATTCAGGCGTACGTGGGCGCCGGCGTGGACATTCACAGGGCGAACGAAGTGCGCGCCGTCCTGTCGGGGATGAGCGCTCTGGCGGAGCGGTACGGGTGCGCGGTGGTGCTGATCCGCCACCTTGCCAAGAGCACCACCGACCGCGCCATCTATCGCGGTCTGGGCTCCATCGACTTTGCCGCCGCAGTGCGCAGCATGCTGGTCGTTGCGCAGGACCCCAATGACGAAGAGGGGCGCCGGCGTATCGTTGCCCATTCGAAGGCGTCCTTGACCGAAAAAGGGCCGTCACTGGCGTTTAGCATCCGCGACGGGGCCTTCTTCTGGGAAGGCGTTTCCGACGTGGACGCGGAGGCGCTGCTGGCCCCGCGGGTTGAGAGCGACGGGGAGCCAAAGCTGCCCCGGGCCATCGAGTGGCTGCTGGAGGTTCTGGCCGAGGGGCCGGTGCCATCTCGTGAGATCGAAAAGCGCGCCGAGGTTGAGATCGGTGCCAGCAAGCGCACCCTGTGGCGCGCCGCCCGCCAGGTTGGCGTTCGCACCCGCAAGGTTGGCCGTACGTGGGTCTGGGAGCTGCTCGAACGCCATGGCACAGATACTGGGCCAACTGTGCCAAACAATTCGCTGGCACAGTTGGCACATTTCGAAGAAACCCGCGCCACACAAGGGTTTTCCTCAACGGTCAAGTCCCGAACTGTCTGTAAAAGCGGTCTGGGTCATGCCACGGTGGCAGCGGGTGAAACCTCTTTCTGCGCCGCTCTTTGCCGTTGCCGCTCCTCGATGTAG
- a CDS encoding bifunctional DNA primase/polymerase — translation MLRAALYYATHFRWAVLPLHSIRGGRCTCGDTDCKSPGKHPLTKHGVHDATRDADTIRRWWTRWPSANVGIATGRASGFWVLDVDPDKGGSEALHELEAKHGRLPDTVEAITGGGGRHILFRWPGRPVANKVALAPGLDVRGDGGYIAAAPSRHESGRRYAWEVSSRPGEVPMAAAPAWLLALVDDGAARNGSAVSAEEWRKLAAFGVAEGARNNTIARFAGHLLRRGVDPYVTALLMLALNEARFKPPLDAAEVLRTVNSIAKAEARRRGLLHRGRSA, via the coding sequence ATGCTGAGGGCGGCGCTGTATTACGCCACCCACTTCCGCTGGGCGGTGCTGCCCCTCCATTCCATCCGGGGCGGGCGCTGCACGTGCGGCGACACTGATTGCAAGAGCCCTGGCAAGCACCCACTCACCAAGCATGGCGTCCATGACGCCACCCGAGACGCCGACACAATCCGCCGCTGGTGGACCCGTTGGCCGTCGGCGAATGTTGGTATCGCCACGGGGCGCGCGAGCGGGTTCTGGGTATTGGACGTGGATCCGGACAAGGGCGGCAGTGAGGCCCTGCACGAGCTAGAGGCCAAACACGGGCGGTTACCCGATACGGTAGAGGCCATCACCGGCGGCGGTGGCCGCCACATCCTCTTCCGGTGGCCCGGGCGACCCGTCGCCAACAAGGTTGCGCTGGCCCCGGGGCTGGACGTGCGAGGCGACGGCGGATACATCGCTGCAGCCCCTTCCCGTCACGAAAGCGGCCGGCGGTACGCCTGGGAAGTGTCATCCCGCCCGGGTGAGGTACCTATGGCCGCTGCCCCCGCATGGCTGCTGGCCCTGGTCGACGACGGCGCGGCCCGGAATGGTAGCGCGGTGTCGGCGGAGGAATGGCGCAAGCTGGCGGCGTTCGGGGTGGCAGAGGGCGCCCGCAACAATACCATTGCCCGCTTCGCCGGCCACCTGTTGCGGCGGGGCGTGGACCCCTACGTGACAGCCCTCTTGATGTTGGCGCTGAACGAGGCCCGGTTTAAGCCGCCCCTGGATGCGGCAGAGGTCCTGCGGACGGTCAACAGCATTGCCAAAGCGGAGGCTCGCCGACGCGGGCTGCTGCACAGGGGGCGGTCGGCATGA
- a CDS encoding phage terminase small subunit P27 family yields the protein MGRRPRPIELHVLSGRHKRSKREIEARKQAEAALRPAADDLTPPEWLDEAARTVFERVVKAFEAAGVQVLSNADVGVLAVYADATARYAEAARIVQEQGLVLGGKPHPAVRVAELYARIAHQAAGRLGLDPASRAALAKAAGEAAQRDRFSELFEGDDPHAS from the coding sequence ATGGGCAGAAGGCCACGTCCAATTGAACTGCACGTCCTGAGCGGCCGCCACAAGCGGTCTAAACGCGAGATTGAGGCGAGAAAGCAGGCGGAAGCGGCCCTGCGACCGGCGGCGGACGATTTAACCCCGCCCGAGTGGCTGGATGAAGCCGCCCGGACAGTGTTCGAGCGGGTTGTGAAAGCTTTCGAAGCGGCCGGAGTGCAGGTCCTCAGCAACGCCGACGTGGGCGTGCTGGCGGTGTACGCGGACGCGACCGCCCGGTACGCTGAGGCGGCGCGGATCGTGCAGGAGCAAGGCCTTGTTCTGGGCGGGAAGCCCCACCCGGCCGTTCGGGTGGCGGAATTGTACGCCCGAATCGCCCACCAGGCCGCCGGGCGATTGGGGTTGGACCCCGCCTCCCGGGCGGCCCTGGCCAAGGCAGCCGGAGAGGCGGCGCAGAGGGACCGCTTTTCGGAGCTTTTCGAGGGGGATGATCCGCATGCTTCGTGA